GCGACTGATGAATATGGATGCTACTTCTTATAACCAACAGACTGTAGCGACCTACATCAAAGGAGACCACTCCATGTCCGCGCGCATCACTTTACACAGCCTGCAGACCGCCCCGGAAGCCGCGCGTCCGTTCCTCGAGAACGCACAGAAGAACTCAGGCTTCATCCCCAACCTGCTGGGCATCCTGGCCAACGCCCCGGCCGCTCTGGAAACCTACGTCACGGTGTCGGCGCTCAATGGCAAGTCGGAACTGACCCTGGCCGAGCGTGAAGTGGTGCAGCTGATCGCCGCCACCAAGCACGGCTGCGACTTCTGCGTGGCCGGCCACACCGCCGTGGCGCTGAACAAGGCCAAGCTGCCGCAAGAGGTAGTCGATGCGCTGCGCGCCCGTGGTGAATTGCCGGATGCCCGCTTCGAGACCCTGGCCGAATTTGCCCGCGAAGTGATAGCCACCCGTGGCAATGTCAGCGATGCCACCTACCAGGCCTTCCGCGACGCCGGCTTCACCGAGGGCAATGCCCTGGAAGTGATCCTTGGCGTGAGCCTCGCAACCCTGTGCAACTTTGCTAATGTGTTCGCCCAGACGCCGCTCAACGACGAGCTGGGCAAGTACCGCTGGCAGCCTTCGGCGTAAACCACGCCCGGTGCCGGCGTGGCCGGCGTTTCAAAGGAGTAGGGACATGCTTGATTCCGCATTTCGCCACTGGCTGGATGCCAATGCCGAAGCCATCGACCAGGGCCGGTGCGACCCGCACCTGGTCCTGGCGCACATCGCCGAGTCGCAACTGTTGCGCGTCGGTGTCGACCCAGCCCTTGGCGGCTCGGGCGGCGACGTCACCGAAGCGGTGGAAGCTATCGCCGCCATCGCCAGCCGCTCGCTGGCCGCGGCTTTCGTCTGCTGGGGGCAACGCGCCTTCATCGAATACCTGCTGCAAAGCCCCAACCAGCTTCTACGCGAGCGCTTGATCCCCGACCTGCTCAAGGGCGAGCTGGCTGGCGCCACGGGGTTGTCCAATGCCATGAAGTTCCTGTCCGGCATCGAGGCCCTGCAAGTGCGCGGTCGGCCCGAGGCGCACGGCTGGACCCTGGAAGGCCGCCTGCACTGGGTGACCAACCTGCGCAAATGCGGCTTCGTGGTGGCCGCGGCCATCGAGGATGATGCCGGTGGCGCGCCGTTCGTGGTCGCGATTCCGTCCACCGCCCAAGGCCTGGAACGTTCCGACGATCTGCAACTGATGGGGCTGCAGTCGAGCAACACCGCCGCCCTGGCCTTCCACCAGGTGGAATTGGCCCGTGACTGGCTGTTGCATGACAATGCCCGCGAGTTCCTGCCCACGGTGCGCCCGGCGTTCCTCGCGTTGCAGTGCGGCATGGCCATCGGCCTGGCCCGGCGCGCACTGGACGAGGTGCAGGAGCACCTGCAGGGCCGTGGCTCGTTCCTCGAAGAGGCCCGCCTGGTGCTCAAGGAGCGCCTGGAGAACACGGTCGGTGAACTCAAGCAGGGCTTGCTCGACGGCCGCTTCCTCAAGCAGCCGGCCGCCCTGTTCAAGCTGCGCATCACCCTCGCCGAAAGCGCCGCCGACGCCGTGCAGCTGGAACTGCAGGCCAGCGGTGGCAAGGCCTACCTGACCGCCTACGGCGAAGGGTTCGCCCGCCGCTGGCGTGAGTCGGCATTCGTGCCGATCGTCACCCCGAGCCTGGTGCAACTGCGCGCCGAGTTGCAGCGCCAGGCGGCCACGGCATGAGCGATGCGTTGCTCGAAGCCCGGGACATCAGCCTGGGCTACCCCCGCGAGGGTGGCTGGCAGGCGGTGCTGGCGCAGTTCGACCTGACGCTCGCCGCTGGCGAAGTGGTCACCCTCCTAGGCCCCAGCGGGGTGGGCAAGTCCAGCCTGCTGCGGGTGCTGGCGGGTTTGCAGCAACCGCGTGGCGGCGTCGTCACGTTGCATGGCGAGGCGTTGCAAGGGCCACACCCGCGCCTGGCGGTGGCGTTCCAGGACCCGAGCCTGCTGCCGTGGCTCAGCCTGGAGAAGAACGTCGCCTTTGGTCTGGATTTCGCCCGCCAGCCCAAGCTTTCGAGCAACGAGCGCCACGCGCGGATCGACCATGCCATCGACGCCGTCGGCCTGGCCCATGCGCGCGGCCAGTACCCGGCCCAGCTCTCCGGTGGCATGGCCCAGCGCACTGCGCTGGCCCGCTGCCTGGCCCGCCAACCTGAAGTACTGCTGCTCGATGAGCCGTTCGGCGCACTGGACGAAGTGACCCGCGCCGACATGCAGCAACTGCTGCTGCAACTGATCGCCACCCACAACACCGCCGCCGTGCTGATCACCCACGACATCGACGAAGCCCTGCTGTTGTCCGATCGCGTGCTGCTACTGGGCGACCACCCGGCGCGCACCCTCGGCCAGTGGCGTATCGACCTGCCGCAGCCGCGCGCACAGCGGGTCGAGGAACTGGGCGCCCTACGTATCGACATCCTGAAAACCCTACGGCGGGCAAGCCGCACAGCCGAACCCACCCCATCCCCCTTGCCCTCGGAGGCTGTCCATGTGCATGGATGACTGCTGTTCCTCGACGTCCCGTCGCGATTTTCTCAAGTTGAGCGCCATGCTCACCGCCGCCGGTGCCGTGCCGCTGCTGTCCAGCCTGCAGGCCCGCGCCGCCGCCGAACCGGACGCGCCAGTGCGCATCGGCTACCTGCCGATCACCGACGCCACGCCGCTGCTGGTGGCGCATAACAACGGCCTGTTCGAGGCCGAAGGCATCAAGGCCGAGCGCCCGGTGCTGCTGCGCAGCTGGGCCCAGGTGATTGAGGCGTTCATCTCCGGCCAGGTCAACGTCATCCACCTGCTGTCGCCAATGACCGTCTGGGCACGCTACGGCAGCAAGGTGCCGGCCAAGGTCGTGGCCTGGAACCACGTCGGTGGCTCGGGCCTGACCGTGGCGCCGGACATTACCGACATGAAGCAGCTCGGTGGCAGGACCGTGGCCATCCCGTTCTGGTATTCGATCCACAACGTGGTGCTGCAACAGATGCTCGCCGACAACGGCCTCAAGGCGGTGTCCAAGCCCGCTACCGCGCCGTTGGCCGCCAACGAAGTCAACCTGCTGGTGCTGCCGCCCTCGGACATGCCACCGGCCCTGGCCAGCAAGCGCATCGCCGGCTACATCGTCGCCGAGCCGTTCAATGCGTTGGCCGAGAACCTCAAGGTCGGCCGTGTGCAGCGCTTTACCGGCGATGTCTGGCGCAACCATGCCTGCTGCGTGGTGTTCATGCACGAACACGACCTGAACAACCGCCCGGAGTGGTCGCAGAAGGTGGTCAACGCCATCGTCAAGGCCCAGCAATGGACCCGCGAGCACCGCGCCGAGGCGGCCGCGCTGCTGTCCAAGGCCGGCCCCAACAAGTACACCCCGCACGAACCGGCGGTGCTCACCCGGGTGCTGGCACCGTCTGCCGACGACCGCGCCG
This genomic stretch from Pseudomonas entomophila harbors:
- a CDS encoding carboxymuconolactone decarboxylase family protein, which produces MSARITLHSLQTAPEAARPFLENAQKNSGFIPNLLGILANAPAALETYVTVSALNGKSELTLAEREVVQLIAATKHGCDFCVAGHTAVALNKAKLPQEVVDALRARGELPDARFETLAEFAREVIATRGNVSDATYQAFRDAGFTEGNALEVILGVSLATLCNFANVFAQTPLNDELGKYRWQPSA
- a CDS encoding acyl-CoA dehydrogenase family protein, whose amino-acid sequence is MLDSAFRHWLDANAEAIDQGRCDPHLVLAHIAESQLLRVGVDPALGGSGGDVTEAVEAIAAIASRSLAAAFVCWGQRAFIEYLLQSPNQLLRERLIPDLLKGELAGATGLSNAMKFLSGIEALQVRGRPEAHGWTLEGRLHWVTNLRKCGFVVAAAIEDDAGGAPFVVAIPSTAQGLERSDDLQLMGLQSSNTAALAFHQVELARDWLLHDNAREFLPTVRPAFLALQCGMAIGLARRALDEVQEHLQGRGSFLEEARLVLKERLENTVGELKQGLLDGRFLKQPAALFKLRITLAESAADAVQLELQASGGKAYLTAYGEGFARRWRESAFVPIVTPSLVQLRAELQRQAATA
- a CDS encoding ABC transporter ATP-binding protein; protein product: MSDALLEARDISLGYPREGGWQAVLAQFDLTLAAGEVVTLLGPSGVGKSSLLRVLAGLQQPRGGVVTLHGEALQGPHPRLAVAFQDPSLLPWLSLEKNVAFGLDFARQPKLSSNERHARIDHAIDAVGLAHARGQYPAQLSGGMAQRTALARCLARQPEVLLLDEPFGALDEVTRADMQQLLLQLIATHNTAAVLITHDIDEALLLSDRVLLLGDHPARTLGQWRIDLPQPRAQRVEELGALRIDILKTLRRASRTAEPTPSPLPSEAVHVHG
- a CDS encoding ABC transporter substrate-binding protein, which gives rise to MCMDDCCSSTSRRDFLKLSAMLTAAGAVPLLSSLQARAAAEPDAPVRIGYLPITDATPLLVAHNNGLFEAEGIKAERPVLLRSWAQVIEAFISGQVNVIHLLSPMTVWARYGSKVPAKVVAWNHVGGSGLTVAPDITDMKQLGGRTVAIPFWYSIHNVVLQQMLADNGLKAVSKPATAPLAANEVNLLVLPPSDMPPALASKRIAGYIVAEPFNALAENLKVGRVQRFTGDVWRNHACCVVFMHEHDLNNRPEWSQKVVNAIVKAQQWTREHRAEAAALLSKAGPNKYTPHEPAVLTRVLAPSADDRAGYIASGAIQHQQWDEKRIDFQPYPYPSYTEELVKRLKNTLIEGENGFLADLDPAHAARDLVDDRFVRNAIAAVGGPATFGIAESFQRSEEFAV